CGCATCGGTCAGGTCGCTACTGGGCTGCCAGGAAGCGCCTAGAAACGGCCGGACCTTGCTCTCGTAAACCTGCCTCAGCGGAGCGCTGCCCGGCGCCGCCATCGGCACTCGCGGGCCGCGCGGTTTCGGCGTCGGTTTGGGGGCCGCTTTGACGGCGGTCGCTGCTCCGCCGGCGGGTTCCTGGGTGGGAGCGACCGGGGCGGCCACGGGTTCTGGCGGCGGTTCTGCTGGGATTTCGCTCGTATAGACGACGTATTTGTAGGCTTTGCGACGCGCTTCCTCGACGAGCGGCGGCCGTTCGAACGGCCAAGGGCCGCAGATATCGGCCAGCCGCGCATCGGCCTCGAATTGCAACAGCGCGCAGACATGCGGCACCTGCTCGTAATACGTCTCCCGCGGCACGCGGACCGTCATCATCCGCGGCAACCATTGCTGGAGGGCGAGCGCTAACGCACCGCTCAACGTGATCGCCGCGAGCACTGCCCACAGCACTTGTTCCAGCGTCCCGCCCAGCCGAAAGCCGGAATGGAACAGGATGAGCGGCACGCTCAGTAGCCCGAGCCAGATGTGCCCGCGCAGCCAGGATTGCGCGCTGCCGATTCGCCAGCGGGGAAACTTCTTGCGTACTCCCAGCAACCCGGCGTAAATCATGAGCGCGGAACCGGCGAGGCCAAAGAGCAGCCCCTGCCAACTTCCGCCCACGCCGCCGCCGGGGGTGGACCGAGCATAGAGCGCGTAAGCCAAGGCGGCGACAAGGCCTAGCGCGCCGGTGGCCCATCCCCAGCGTTTATGCGCGACGTCGATCAACACGGCGGCAGCGTCCTTCTGCACCCTGTGTAAATAGCGGCGTCAGCATAGTGGCTGGGGCAATCCAGATATAGTCGGATCGTGATTTACCGCCGAGCGCCTAATTGCTACCTGCCTACTGGGTCCTGGGTGTCGACAAAAAGGCGATAATTCGCATAATTTTCGTTGTCCATAAATCTTGCCTTTGATAGGCTGGAAATTGGACAAGAAAGGCGCCACCCGCTGTGAAACTGGGGACGCGGAGTAACCAGTCTGGGGGTGGTTAGTGCATTGGGCGCCATGCAGGCGGCGCACCGGAGAGCGGATCCATGACATTGAGACAACTTCGAGTGAGTGCGGGCGCGGCAGTCCTGTGCTGCCTGACTGCGGTGACGTCCTGGGGGCATCCCACCCCGTACGGCGACACGTACACGTTCTCGGGCGAGAACTTCCCCAACAGTTTCGGCGTGGTGAAAGAGCCGGAGACGGGCGAGATTTACACCTTTGAATCGCCGGCCCTGAACCTCACCTTCGACGGCATCGCCGAGAACGTCGGCGAATTGCGGATCAATGAACGTGCCGTGAAATTCCCGGGACGATTTGATCTGAACGCGGTACAAGCCGCCGGGATCGACGGTCAAACCGTCTTCGAATTGCTCGACTGGCATAACCCGGGCGAAATCGTTGAATTCTCGTTCGAGCCGCTGGACGGACAATGGATTGCGAACAGCCCCGCTGCCAACAGCAGCTTTACCATCGACGGGCTGGATTGGCTGCATGCGGCGCCAGGCGCCACGCCGCTGTTCCAGCGCCAGAGTTTTTACTTTTATTGGACGAACAACGGCGTGCCCATCGCGAATATGTCATTCGTGTTGGCGGACTTGGGCGTGCTGGTCGGCGATCATCCTTTTGATCCGTCTGTACCCGAGGCGGTCTACATCGCCTACGGCGGCGGCCAGCTCGACGACATCACCGATCCGTATGAAGGCGGCTCGGATGTTCATTCCGGCACACGGCAGCTTGATGCGAACGCTTCCTACGCGTTGCTGCAGCAAGTGTTGAGCATTCCTCCAGCATCGGGCAACGGCTTCCACATTGGCTTTTTGGTCGACATCGACACCGTGATCGACGGCACGTCCGGCGATTTCAACGGCGACGATTTGGTCAACACGGCTGATTACGACATTCTCCGCGCCGGCTTCAACCAAGCGGGCGGATTTGTCGACGGCGACATCAACTTCGACGGTGCGGTGAATCTGGCCGACTTCGTCGATTTCCGCACCTCGTACCAGTTGGCCAATGGCCAGCCGCTGCGCACGGTGCCCGAACCCAGCACGCTGGTACTTGCAGCGCTAGCCTGCGGGGCGACGCTGCTCGTGCGACGCCGCCGTTCAGGGCGCGGGATTCTCGCGGGCCTTGTGGCCGTTGCGGTACTCGCGTGTTCGTCGTCATGGGCCAGCGCTCAGGATCCGATTGAGAACGAGTATGTCGAGAATCTCTGGGTACCGGCGGGACCGGCCGCGGCCGATTGGAATGTCGCCATGAACTGGAATCCCCAGTTTGTGCCCAGCCAACCGATCGCAGGCAATGAATACGGCGTCATCAACAACGGCGGCCGCGCCTACGTTGACGTCAGCGTTGATCCCGCCGCCGGTTTGATCCTTGGCGACGCAGCCGGTGAATCCGGTGCGCTGGAGATTCGCGCCGGCGGCTCGCTCGGTATTGTCCAGTCCTTTGACAATCACGGATTCGCCTACATCGGGCGATACGGCGCCGGTACTCTGGACGTATTGCCGGGCGGCACTTTTTCCCCATTTGCGTTGAACGTCAGCGGCCAGGATAGCCACCTCAACCTCAGCGGCAATGGTATCGTCGCCGTGCAGACGATCGCCCGCTTGGGCCGGACCACGAAGATTTCCGGCGGAACGGCAACCTTCACGGTCGGCACGCTCGATTTGGGCGGCACGCTGATCGCGGAGATTTCGGGCGGCGATCACAGTCCGATTGTCGTGGCCGGTCATGCGAACCTCGTCGCGCCGGTCTTGAAGGTCGAAGGCTCCAACTTCTCTCCGGCCTATGGCGCGGAGTACGACCTCATCGACTCCGCCACGATGAAGGGCGAGTTCGCGAGTCTCGACACCAGCTCCGCGCCAGCCCTGGCGGACGG
The Planctomycetia bacterium DNA segment above includes these coding regions:
- a CDS encoding PEP-CTERM sorting domain-containing protein; this translates as MTLRQLRVSAGAAVLCCLTAVTSWGHPTPYGDTYTFSGENFPNSFGVVKEPETGEIYTFESPALNLTFDGIAENVGELRINERAVKFPGRFDLNAVQAAGIDGQTVFELLDWHNPGEIVEFSFEPLDGQWIANSPAANSSFTIDGLDWLHAAPGATPLFQRQSFYFYWTNNGVPIANMSFVLADLGVLVGDHPFDPSVPEAVYIAYGGGQLDDITDPYEGGSDVHSGTRQLDANASYALLQQVLSIPPASGNGFHIGFLVDIDTVIDGTSGDFNGDDLVNTADYDILRAGFNQAGGFVDGDINFDGAVNLADFVDFRTSYQLANGQPLRTVPEPSTLVLAALACGATLLVRRRRSGRGILAGLVAVAVLACSSSWASAQDPIENEYVENLWVPAGPAAADWNVAMNWNPQFVPSQPIAGNEYGVINNGGRAYVDVSVDPAAGLILGDAAGESGALEIRAGGSLGIVQSFDNHGFAYIGRYGAGTLDVLPGGTFSPFALNVSGQDSHLNLSGNGIVAVQTIARLGRTTKISGGTATFTVGTLDLGGTLIAEISGGDHSPIVVAGHANLVAPVLKVEGSNFSPAYGAEYDLIDSATMKGEFASLDTSSAPALADGLQYRLAYTEKTASLKVDNTLVLAVDPDSGAASITNLVGASISLNGYSILSDNLLLDGAWSSLGAGWLSASPGPGAISETNISGAAAVNVGASLSIGDLFAAAVPMEELDLVFEYSANGELRQGIVKYGSISNPDQPGDTDGDGDVDITDLNNVRNNFGSQGNPVVGDTSPFDGDVNITDLNNVRNNFGVVPGGASAVPEPSTWIMASCSALALLAVVRRKR